In Yersinia enterocolitica subsp. enterocolitica, one DNA window encodes the following:
- a CDS encoding dihydrolipoyl dehydrogenase has translation MKTLNVDVAVIGGGTAGLGAYRAAKLATPNVVMIEGGKYGTTCARVGCMPSKLLIAAAEAVHQIEKAPGFGIHPQGDILINGREVMDRVKRERDRFVGFVLEGVDNIPANDKIQGYARFIDDNTLQVDDHTRIVAQRIVIATGSRPSWPAAWNELGDRLIVNDDVFNWDDLPESVAVFGPGVIGLELGQALHRLGVQVKMFGVGGGVGPLTDSIVRNYAAKTLGEEFYLNPDVKVEVMQREGDKVFIRYLDDAGLPQEIMVDYVLAATGRRPNVDKLSLENTSLVLDDRGVPPADRLTMQTSVPHIFIAGDASNQLPLLHEASDQARIAGVNAGGFPEVIPGLRRSPISVVFSDPQIAMVGSTFRELSQKFSACGCFEIGEVSFENQGRSRVMLKNKGILRVYGEQGTGRFLGAEMMGPSAEHIAHLLAWAHQQQMTINQMLDMPFYHPVIEEGLRTALRDLQSKLKLGTDEAERCLRCPGE, from the coding sequence ATGAAAACCTTAAACGTTGATGTCGCCGTGATTGGCGGCGGCACTGCCGGGCTTGGCGCTTATCGCGCAGCCAAACTGGCGACCCCCAATGTAGTAATGATTGAAGGTGGCAAATACGGTACCACCTGTGCCCGCGTCGGTTGCATGCCATCCAAACTGCTGATTGCGGCGGCTGAAGCTGTGCATCAGATTGAAAAAGCTCCCGGTTTTGGTATTCACCCACAAGGTGACATTCTGATTAATGGCCGCGAAGTTATGGATCGCGTAAAACGCGAGCGCGACCGCTTTGTGGGTTTTGTACTGGAAGGTGTCGATAACATTCCGGCTAATGACAAAATTCAGGGCTATGCCCGTTTTATTGATGACAATACACTACAAGTTGATGATCACACTCGTATTGTTGCGCAGCGCATTGTCATTGCCACTGGTTCTCGCCCAAGCTGGCCTGCCGCCTGGAATGAGCTGGGTGATCGGCTTATCGTCAACGACGACGTATTCAACTGGGACGATTTACCCGAATCAGTCGCTGTTTTCGGCCCCGGCGTTATTGGGCTGGAACTTGGCCAGGCACTGCATCGACTTGGTGTTCAAGTCAAAATGTTCGGCGTGGGTGGTGGTGTCGGCCCGCTGACAGACAGTATTGTGCGCAATTACGCAGCAAAAACCTTGGGTGAAGAGTTCTATCTCAACCCAGATGTGAAAGTTGAAGTGATGCAGCGCGAAGGGGATAAAGTCTTTATCCGCTATCTGGATGACGCCGGTTTACCACAAGAAATCATGGTGGATTATGTTTTAGCTGCCACAGGTCGCCGGCCGAATGTCGATAAACTCAGTTTGGAAAATACCTCACTGGTGCTTGACGATCGTGGTGTTCCGCCAGCTGACCGGCTGACAATGCAGACTAGCGTGCCGCATATCTTTATTGCCGGTGATGCCAGCAACCAATTACCCTTACTGCATGAAGCCAGTGATCAGGCTCGTATCGCGGGAGTAAACGCCGGTGGGTTCCCTGAAGTGATTCCGGGTTTGCGCCGTAGCCCAATCTCCGTGGTGTTCTCTGACCCACAAATCGCGATGGTAGGTTCTACGTTCCGCGAATTATCGCAAAAATTCAGTGCATGCGGTTGCTTTGAAATCGGCGAAGTCTCTTTTGAGAATCAAGGCCGCTCACGGGTCATGCTGAAAAACAAAGGTATCTTGCGGGTTTATGGCGAACAGGGAACAGGTCGTTTCCTGGGTGCCGAGATGATGGGGCCAAGTGCCGAGCATATTGCCCATCTATTGGCTTGGGCACATCAACAGCAAATGACCATCAACCAGATGCTGGATATGCCGTTCTATCACCCCGTGATTGAAGAAGGTTTGCGTACAGCATTGCGTGATTTGCAGTCTAAATTGAAACTGGGTACTGACGAGGCCGAACGTTGCCTGCGCTGCCCAGGTGAATAA
- a CDS encoding glutathione peroxidase codes for MFTSQEGKKVPQVTFHTRQGDQWVDVTTDELFNNKTVIVFSLPGAFTPTCSSSHLPRYNELAGVFKQHGVDSILCVSVNDTFVMNAWKADQHAENITFIPDGNGEFTKGMNMLVEKADLGFGPRSWRYSMLVRNGVVEKMFVEPNKPGDPFEVSDADTMLKYLAPDFKVQESVSVFTKPGCPFCAKAKQMLQDRGIQYEEIVLGKDATTVSLRAVTGRGTVPQVFIGGRHIGGSDDLENYLSA; via the coding sequence ATGTTTACTAGCCAAGAAGGTAAAAAAGTCCCACAAGTCACTTTCCATACCCGTCAGGGCGACCAGTGGGTTGATGTAACTACCGATGAGTTATTTAACAATAAAACCGTCATCGTATTTTCACTACCGGGTGCCTTTACCCCGACTTGTTCTTCCAGCCATCTGCCGCGTTATAACGAACTGGCTGGTGTGTTTAAACAGCACGGTGTTGATAGCATTCTGTGTGTGTCGGTCAATGATACTTTCGTGATGAATGCCTGGAAAGCCGATCAACATGCAGAAAATATCACTTTCATTCCTGATGGTAACGGCGAATTCACCAAAGGTATGAATATGCTGGTTGAGAAAGCGGATCTGGGCTTCGGGCCGCGTTCATGGCGTTATTCCATGCTGGTACGTAACGGCGTGGTTGAGAAAATGTTTGTCGAGCCAAACAAACCAGGCGACCCGTTTGAAGTGTCTGACGCTGACACCATGCTGAAGTATCTGGCCCCTGATTTTAAAGTGCAAGAATCGGTTTCTGTCTTTACCAAACCGGGCTGCCCATTCTGCGCCAAAGCCAAACAGATGCTGCAAGATCGCGGTATTCAGTATGAAGAAATCGTACTGGGTAAAGATGCCACCACCGTCAGTCTGCGCGCTGTTACTGGCCGTGGGACAGTGCCACAAGTGTTTATCGGTGGCCGCCACATTGGTGGTAGTGATGATTTAGAAAATTACTTATCTGCTTAA
- the oxyR gene encoding DNA-binding transcriptional regulator OxyR, with protein MNIRDLEYLVALAEFRHFRRAADSCHVSQPTLSGQIRKLEDELGVMLLERTSRKVLFTQAGLLLVEQARTVLREVKVLKEMASLQGESMSGPLHIGLIPTVGPYLLPQIIPMLHQTFPKLEMYLHEAQTQNLLAQLDSGKLDCAILALVKETEAFIEVPLFDEPMQLAIYADHPWADRDKVQMHELAGEKLLMLEDGHCLRDQAMGFCFQAGADEDTHFRATSLETLRNMVAAGSGITLLPSLAVPNERKRDGVCYLECYKPVPKRTIALVYRPGSPLRGRYEQLAEAIREHMQPRMNSDVINQKLEQAV; from the coding sequence ATGAATATTCGTGATTTAGAATACCTAGTGGCGCTGGCTGAGTTCAGGCATTTCCGGCGCGCAGCCGACTCTTGTCATGTCAGTCAACCCACATTAAGTGGCCAGATTCGTAAACTGGAAGATGAACTGGGCGTGATGTTGTTAGAGCGCACCAGTCGTAAGGTGCTGTTTACACAGGCAGGGTTATTGCTGGTGGAACAAGCCAGAACAGTATTGCGAGAAGTGAAAGTGCTCAAAGAGATGGCCAGTTTGCAGGGTGAGAGTATGTCTGGCCCACTGCATATTGGGCTTATTCCTACTGTTGGGCCGTATCTGTTGCCGCAAATCATTCCAATGTTGCATCAAACATTCCCAAAACTGGAAATGTATCTGCACGAAGCGCAAACCCAAAACCTTCTGGCGCAGTTGGATAGCGGTAAACTCGATTGTGCCATTCTGGCTCTGGTTAAAGAGACCGAAGCTTTTATTGAAGTTCCGCTCTTTGATGAGCCGATGCAATTGGCGATTTATGCTGATCACCCGTGGGCGGATCGTGACAAAGTGCAGATGCATGAGCTGGCGGGTGAGAAATTACTGATGCTGGAAGATGGTCACTGTTTGCGTGATCAGGCGATGGGTTTTTGCTTCCAGGCGGGCGCTGATGAAGACACACATTTCCGCGCTACCAGCTTGGAAACTCTGCGTAATATGGTTGCAGCAGGTAGTGGAATTACACTATTGCCATCACTGGCGGTACCGAATGAAAGAAAGCGTGATGGTGTTTGTTATCTGGAATGCTACAAGCCAGTACCAAAGCGCACCATTGCGTTAGTGTATCGCCCCGGCTCCCCATTGCGTGGCCGCTATGAGCAACTTGCCGAGGCAATACGTGAACACATGCAACCGCGCATGAATTCAGATGTTATCAACCAAAAACTAGAACAGGCGGTTTAA
- the sthA gene encoding Si-specific NAD(P)(+) transhydrogenase: MQQHFHFDAIVIGSGPGGEGAAMGLVKQGARVAVIERYNNVGGGCTHWGTIPSKALRHAVSRIIEFNQNPLYSDNARTISSSFSDILNHADRVINQQTRMRQGFYDRNHCQMFSGDASFIDANTINVRYADGTNDTLRADNIVIATGSRPYRPANVDFTHERIYDSDTILQLSHEPQHVIIYGAGVIGCEYASIFRGLSVKVDLINTRDRLLAFLDQEMSDALSYHFWNNGVVIRHNEEFEQIEGTVDGVIVHLKSGKKVKADCLLYANGRTGNTSGLGLEKIGLEADSRGLLKVNSMYQTALSHVYAVGDVIGYPSLASAAYDQGRIAAQAMIKGEANTHLIEDIPTGIYTIPEISSVGKTEQDLTAMKVPYEVGRAQFKHLARAQIVGMDTGSLKILFHRETKQILGIHCFGERAAEIIHIGQAIMEQKGEGNTIEYFVNTTFNYPTMAEAYRVAALNGLNRLF; the protein is encoded by the coding sequence ATGCAACAGCACTTCCATTTTGATGCCATTGTTATTGGCTCGGGTCCTGGCGGTGAAGGTGCCGCTATGGGGTTGGTCAAGCAAGGTGCCCGCGTTGCCGTGATTGAGCGGTATAATAATGTGGGCGGGGGTTGCACCCATTGGGGCACCATCCCTTCCAAAGCTTTGCGCCACGCCGTTAGCCGTATTATCGAGTTCAACCAAAACCCACTTTACAGCGACAATGCCCGAACCATCAGTTCCTCTTTCTCTGATATTTTAAACCATGCTGACCGTGTTATTAACCAGCAGACCCGCATGCGCCAAGGCTTTTATGATCGCAATCACTGCCAAATGTTCTCCGGTGATGCCAGTTTTATTGATGCCAATACCATAAACGTGCGTTATGCCGATGGTACTAACGATACACTGCGAGCCGATAACATCGTGATTGCGACTGGTTCACGCCCCTATCGCCCAGCAAATGTTGATTTTACCCACGAACGCATTTACGACAGCGATACCATTTTACAACTCAGCCATGAGCCCCAACACGTCATTATCTATGGCGCCGGGGTTATTGGCTGTGAATACGCTTCAATTTTCCGTGGCTTGAGTGTCAAAGTTGATTTAATCAATACCCGCGACCGTCTGCTAGCATTCCTCGATCAGGAAATGTCAGATGCCCTCTCTTATCACTTCTGGAATAACGGCGTGGTTATCCGCCATAACGAAGAATTTGAGCAGATTGAGGGCACCGTTGACGGAGTTATTGTCCATCTGAAATCAGGCAAAAAGGTCAAAGCGGATTGTTTGCTGTATGCCAATGGACGCACCGGTAATACCAGTGGCTTAGGCCTGGAAAAGATTGGGCTGGAAGCGGATAGCCGTGGCTTGTTGAAGGTCAACAGCATGTATCAGACCGCGCTTTCCCATGTGTATGCGGTTGGGGATGTGATTGGCTACCCAAGTCTGGCCTCTGCGGCTTATGACCAAGGGCGAATTGCAGCACAAGCGATGATCAAAGGCGAAGCGAATACTCACCTGATCGAAGATATTCCAACCGGAATTTATACTATTCCGGAAATCAGTTCGGTGGGTAAAACAGAACAAGATTTGACGGCGATGAAAGTCCCTTACGAGGTGGGTCGCGCGCAATTTAAACATCTCGCACGGGCGCAAATCGTTGGCATGGATACCGGCAGTTTAAAAATTCTGTTCCATCGGGAAACCAAGCAGATCCTCGGTATTCATTGCTTTGGTGAACGTGCGGCTGAAATTATCCACATCGGGCAGGCCATCATGGAGCAAAAAGGAGAAGGCAATACTATCGAATACTTCGTTAATACTACCTTCAACTATCCAACTATGGCAGAAGCCTACCGAGTGGCAGCACTCAATGGATTAAACCGCCTGTTCTAG
- the fabR gene encoding HTH-type transcriptional repressor FabR codes for MGVRAQQKERTRRSLIEAAFSQLSAERSFASLSLREVSREAGIAPTSFYRHFRDVDELGLTMVDESGLMLRQLMRQARQRIAKGGSVIRTSVSTFMEFIGNNPNAFRLLLRERSGTSAAFRAAVAREIQHFIAELADYLELENHMPRSFTEAQAEAMVTIVFSAGAEVLDVDAEQRRQLEERLVLQLRMISKGAYYWYRREQEKLAVSRA; via the coding sequence ATGGGCGTCAGAGCACAACAAAAAGAGCGGACTCGTCGTTCCCTTATCGAAGCGGCGTTCAGCCAACTGAGTGCTGAGCGGAGTTTTGCCAGCCTGAGTTTGCGGGAGGTCTCCCGTGAGGCGGGCATTGCACCGACTTCTTTTTATCGGCATTTCCGTGATGTAGATGAACTTGGGCTGACAATGGTCGACGAAAGCGGCCTGATGTTGCGCCAACTTATGCGGCAAGCTCGTCAACGGATTGCCAAGGGCGGCAGTGTTATCCGCACCTCAGTATCTACATTTATGGAATTTATCGGTAATAACCCTAATGCATTCCGCTTATTGTTGCGGGAGCGGTCTGGGACGTCCGCGGCCTTCCGTGCGGCGGTTGCGCGTGAAATTCAGCATTTTATTGCCGAGCTGGCCGATTATCTTGAGCTGGAAAATCATATGCCGCGCAGTTTCACCGAAGCACAAGCTGAGGCCATGGTCACAATTGTCTTCAGTGCGGGTGCAGAAGTCCTGGACGTAGATGCTGAACAGCGGCGACAGTTAGAAGAACGACTGGTTTTACAACTGCGGATGATCTCCAAGGGTGCTTATTATTGGTATCGGCGCGAGCAGGAAAAGCTCGCTGTGTCCCGCGCTTAA
- a CDS encoding YijD family membrane protein, whose translation MEQSCSKKQSSSEKQSCSQQQVYSEKQPHRETGTLLLALITGLAINGSFNALFSRFVPFSVFPLLTLILAVYCLHQRYLNFAMPQGLPVLAGACFLLGILLYSAIVRVEHPAIGSNFVPSILSVVLVFWILFKLKARKSAQTDINADTDTDIDNQQPQ comes from the coding sequence ATGGAACAATCTTGCTCTAAAAAACAATCTTCCTCGGAAAAACAATCTTGCTCTCAACAACAAGTTTATTCTGAAAAACAACCTCACCGTGAAACCGGCACCCTGCTGCTGGCTTTGATTACGGGTTTGGCAATAAACGGTTCATTTAACGCGTTATTCAGCAGATTTGTTCCTTTTTCAGTCTTTCCTCTGCTGACATTAATCCTGGCGGTTTATTGTTTGCATCAGCGCTATCTCAATTTTGCCATGCCACAAGGCCTGCCAGTACTGGCTGGTGCGTGTTTCTTACTTGGCATTTTATTGTATAGCGCGATTGTGCGGGTTGAGCATCCGGCGATTGGTTCTAACTTTGTTCCTTCGATTTTGAGTGTGGTGTTGGTGTTCTGGATCTTATTCAAACTGAAAGCACGTAAATCAGCGCAGACAGACATCAATGCTGATACCGACACAGATATAGATAACCAGCAGCCGCAATAG